The region TGGCTTGATAACCGCCATACGATCTTCGGCCAGGTTGTCGAAGGGCAGGATGTGGTCAATGCCATCGCGAGCGCGGAGACGACGGCACAGGATCGTCCGCTTGATCCGGTGGTGATTGAGAAAGTCACCATCGAGCGCGTCTTCACCGACGACTCGTGTGATCGTGAATGATCTTCCAGCCGCGACCGGTCTTGCGCAGCACCAAGGTGAATAAGCCGCCTTGCTCTCCTGTCAAGGTGCGCAGTTGCCAGCCGCCTCGCACCAATGCGCTGTTTGGTCCTAGTAGCTGAATATCCAGATCAACGAATTCCAAGTGACCCATCTCGGCGCCTTCACTTTGATAGGATTTTCGATACCGGTCCAACGTCGCCTGCCAGCCACGTGTCTTGGAACCGCCGGAGAAAAATGTCAACTGCTCAGACGCCCAGTAACCGTCCATGAAGCCCTCTAAATCGCCGCGATTCCAAGCTTCTACTTGCGCGTTGAGCAGGGCGCGAATGGCAGCAACTTCCCCTTTGCCGGTGATCCGTTGTCCGTGAGCGGTCGTCGCTGCGCTGAGCGTCACAACCAGTATCGCCACCAAGCTAGTCCTGTGTGTCTGCTGCTTCATGCTCAGCTCCTCAGCTATTTTTTGAACGACTGCCAGACCTGCTCTCGTTCAAGTTTGCGCACGATTTCCAGCGCCTCCAGCATGTTCGATTTGACGACACTCCAGTCAGGATATGTCTGCGTATCAATCGCCATCTCGACTTCAACGAGGATGGGATGCAATAACTGATGAAGCTTTTGTAGCTCGATTTTCAGCTTGGCCATCTGCCTCACCTCCGATGTGTGTCCTTCGATGCGTGCCTTGCGTAGAGGAGAATCATAGCATAGACGGCCTTGATCAGATCAGCAGGCGCACCAGCCTGTACAAGCGTTGAGCCATTTTGCGCTCACTTGCTTGCTTGCGGCGTCCGAGTTCGGTATTAAGCAACCCTCCCACAAGCGTTGAGTGCACTTTGCGTTCACTTGTTTGGCGTAAGGTCTGAGGTCCGAGGTTTGAGGCCTGAAGTCTGAGGGCTGAAATCCGAGGACTGAATCTCGGTGTTTGAGGCCTGCTGCTTGATCTCTTCGAGCAAGGCGCGGTCAGCAGGGGTCAAATCAGCTTGAGCGAGCAAATCAGGTCGAACGCGCCACGTCTTTTGCAGCGCCTGACGTCGCCGCCAGCGTTCAATCTCCTTGTGGTTTCCATTCAAGAGGACGTCGGGAACACGCATGCCGCGATACTCGGCCGGACGGGTGTAGTGAGGACAATCGAAAATGCCCTGAGTGAACGAGTCGTGAGAGGCGGATTGATCATGTCCCAGCGCGCCAGGTAATAGTCGCGTCACGGCATCAACCACCACCATCGCTGGGAGCTCTCCGCCGGTCAGAATATAATCGCCAATGGAAATTTCGTCAGTGATCAGATGCTCGACCACCCGTTCATCAACCCCCTCATAGCGTCCACAAATCAGCACAAGATGCTCCATCCGGGCGAGTCGTTGAGCCTCTTGTTGGTTGAACGTTCGTCCCTGCGGCGAAAGCAAGATGATGGCGCGCGCTTCAGTTTCCGGGCGATCTTGGCACAACTTCTCCACAGCCTGAAAAATCGGCTCCGGCTTGAACACCATGCCGGCGCCGCCGCCGAATGGACGATCATCAACCATGTGGTGCTTGTCGGTTGTGAAGGCGCGCAGATCGTGAATGCGAATCTGGATAATGCCGTGTTCCTGCGCCCGCTTGAGAATGCTGAAATCGAGCGGGCCACGGAACATCTCAGGAAAGATTGTCAAAATATCGAACAGCATGGCAATGGTTGCAGCTCATGGGATCATTGATTCTGGTCAATACCATCGTTGTGTCAACGAGCTTGGTGACGCCGTGAAGCCAGTGCGCTCGTTGAGTGGCCAATCATTGATTCAACCGTTGAGTGGCCAATCATTGATTCAACTCGAGTAATCCTTCAGGAGGGTCTACGATGATCTGCTGAGCAGCCACATCCACATGTGGGCAAATATCGCTGGCAAACGGGATGAGATACTCTCTGTCCGAGTCATGTCGAACCATCAGCAGCGGTGTTCCACCCGTTTCGATGACCTCTACGACACGTCCGAGCGTGGCGCCGTCGGCCAATTTCACCTGACAGCCGATCAGATGAAACTGAAAAAATGTGTCTTCCGGTAGAGCGACAAGCTCATTCTCGCTGACCATGACAAGGCTTCCCACCAATGGAGCAGCCTGCTCAATGGTGTCATAGCCGGTGAACTTCAAGATGATCCGGCCTTGGTGGAACCAGTGGTTCTCCAGACGAACCATCAGACGCTCTCCATCAGGCCGTTGCACCCACAGGTCAAGCAGGTGCGTGAACCGATCAGGAAAATCGGTCAACAGCTCGGCCTTAAGCTCTCCTCGCAAGCCGCGCGTCTTGGTGATGCGAGCGACGCTGATCAACTGGCCCTGACACGTTGTTGACATGTTGGTGCCAGCGCGATCCTGTTGAGGTTTCATGTGGGACTACTCAATAATTT is a window of Blastocatellia bacterium DNA encoding:
- the rimM gene encoding ribosome maturation factor RimM (Essential for efficient processing of 16S rRNA), with product MKPQQDRAGTNMSTTCQGQLISVARITKTRGLRGELKAELLTDFPDRFTHLLDLWVQRPDGERLMVRLENHWFHQGRIILKFTGYDTIEQAAPLVGSLVMVSENELVALPEDTFFQFHLIGCQVKLADGATLGRVVEVIETGGTPLLMVRHDSDREYLIPFASDICPHVDVAAQQIIVDPPEGLLELNQ
- a CDS encoding DUF4440 domain-containing protein, translated to MKQQTHRTSLVAILVVTLSAATTAHGQRITGKGEVAAIRALLNAQVEAWNRGDLEGFMDGYWASEQLTFFSGGSKTRGWQATLDRYRKSYQSEGAEMGHLEFVDLDIQLLGPNSALVRGGWQLRTLTGEQGGLFTLVLRKTGRGWKIIHDHTSRR